A genomic window from Streptomyces broussonetiae includes:
- a CDS encoding oxidoreductase, whose product MTEEAGFRAGDVPEELTAAEAGMWQAFRNGSVYDLSSGDAVVDDPHGGHPWGPERTVRARIVCWLLLDGPPALAGRVSSLKLVGVRITGSLDLAGGTVTPYVELRDCRFDGEVLLPEARFTTLRLVGCAVPRLEAARVHTEGDLHLLRCRFQNGIRLTDAHIGTDLLLNQAIVYRDRSGRSIAADGLSVGQDLQAEMLESHGELSLRSAKVGVSLSLRGARLSNAYGRLALNAPQLTVERTLYLTPAGVGSPLLSGTTPARGTRIQRFECRGGIRLDDGRFGDAVDLERARFAFADDQELSLRRVHSPELRFLGDRPRRGKVVLSGARIVNLVDRAGAWPEAGNLHMAGFAYENLVPQGPFPLTQRLDWVAAATAEYAPEPYERLATVLRAAGEDEDAREVLLAKQRRRRETLPLAAKALGYIQDWTVAYGYRPGRAAVWMAVLWAAGTLAFAHADHPPANHDEHPYWSPALFTLDLLLPVIDLGQVSEWHLHGGWEWLESAMILLGWILATTVAAGATRLLRRN is encoded by the coding sequence GTGACCGAGGAGGCCGGCTTCCGTGCCGGCGACGTGCCGGAGGAGCTGACGGCGGCCGAGGCGGGCATGTGGCAGGCCTTCCGCAACGGCAGCGTGTACGACCTGAGCAGCGGGGACGCCGTGGTGGACGATCCACACGGCGGGCATCCCTGGGGGCCCGAGCGGACCGTGCGGGCGCGGATCGTGTGCTGGCTGCTGCTGGACGGACCGCCCGCGCTCGCGGGCCGGGTGTCCTCCCTCAAGCTCGTCGGCGTCCGGATCACCGGCTCGCTGGACCTGGCGGGCGGCACGGTCACGCCCTACGTGGAGCTGCGCGACTGCCGCTTCGACGGCGAGGTGCTGCTGCCGGAGGCCCGGTTCACGACCCTGCGCCTGGTGGGCTGCGCGGTCCCGCGGCTGGAGGCGGCCCGTGTGCACACCGAGGGCGACCTGCATCTGCTGCGCTGCCGCTTCCAGAACGGGATCCGGCTGACCGACGCGCACATCGGCACCGACCTGCTGCTCAACCAGGCGATCGTGTACCGCGACCGCAGCGGCCGCTCGATCGCGGCGGACGGCCTGAGCGTCGGCCAGGACCTCCAGGCGGAGATGCTGGAGTCGCACGGCGAGCTGAGCCTGCGCAGCGCCAAGGTCGGCGTGTCGCTCAGCCTGCGGGGCGCGAGGCTGTCCAACGCCTACGGCCGACTCGCCCTGAACGCCCCCCAGCTGACCGTCGAGCGCACCCTGTATCTGACCCCGGCCGGCGTGGGCAGCCCGCTGCTGAGCGGTACGACACCCGCGCGCGGGACGCGGATCCAGCGCTTCGAGTGCCGCGGCGGGATACGGCTGGACGACGGGCGGTTCGGGGACGCGGTCGACCTGGAGCGGGCGCGGTTCGCCTTCGCCGACGACCAGGAGCTGTCGCTGCGCCGGGTGCACTCGCCCGAGCTGCGCTTCCTCGGGGACAGGCCGCGCCGCGGCAAGGTCGTGCTGTCCGGCGCGCGGATCGTCAACCTGGTGGACCGCGCGGGCGCCTGGCCGGAGGCCGGCAATCTGCACATGGCCGGGTTCGCCTACGAGAACCTGGTGCCGCAGGGCCCCTTCCCGCTGACCCAGCGCCTGGACTGGGTGGCGGCGGCCACCGCGGAGTACGCCCCGGAGCCGTACGAGCGGCTGGCGACCGTGCTGCGCGCGGCCGGCGAGGACGAGGACGCGCGCGAGGTGCTGCTCGCCAAGCAGCGCCGGCGCCGCGAGACGCTGCCGCTCGCCGCGAAGGCCCTGGGCTACATCCAGGACTGGACGGTCGCCTACGGCTACCGGCCGGGCCGGGCCGCGGTGTGGATGGCGGTGCTGTGGGCGGCGGGCACGCTGGCCTTCGCGCACGCCGACCATCCGCCGGCGAACCACGACGAGCATCCGTACTGGAGCCCGGCCCTGTTCACCCTGGACCTGCTGCTGCCGGTGATCGACCTGGGCCAGGTCTCCGAGTGGCATCTGCACGGCGGCTGGGAGTGGCTGGAGAGCGCGATGATCCTGCTCGGCTGGATACTCGCGACGACGGTGGCGGCGGGAGCGACGCGGCTGCTGCGGCGGAACTGA
- the ybaK gene encoding Cys-tRNA(Pro) deacylase: MAKKQKKQPQSGGTPATVALTAAGVDFTVHSYDHDPAHPSYGEEAAEAMGVSPDRVFKTLVADVDGALTVAVVPVSGSLDLKALAAAVGGKRAAMADPALAERTTGYVRGGISPLGQRKRLRTVLDDSAEAHATICVSAGRRGLEVELAPGVLVQLTESVLAPVGRG, from the coding sequence ATGGCGAAGAAGCAGAAGAAGCAGCCGCAGTCCGGGGGAACGCCCGCGACCGTCGCGCTGACGGCGGCCGGTGTGGACTTCACGGTCCACTCCTACGACCACGATCCCGCCCACCCGTCCTACGGCGAGGAGGCGGCCGAGGCGATGGGTGTCTCGCCCGACCGTGTCTTCAAGACGCTGGTCGCGGACGTGGACGGCGCACTGACGGTGGCCGTGGTGCCGGTCTCCGGCTCCCTGGACCTCAAGGCCCTCGCGGCGGCGGTGGGCGGCAAGCGGGCGGCCATGGCCGACCCGGCGCTCGCGGAGCGGACGACCGGCTACGTCCGCGGCGGCATCTCCCCGCTGGGCCAGCGCAAGCGGCTGCGGACGGTGCTGGACGACTCGGCCGAGGCGCACGCGACCATCTGTGTGTCGGCGGGCCGCCGGGGCCTGGAGGTGGAACTGGCGCCGGGCGTCCTGGTGCAGCTCACGGAGTCTGTGCTGGCGCCGGTCGGGCGGGGCTG
- a CDS encoding LON peptidase substrate-binding domain-containing protein, translating into MTTVRLPLFPLNTVLFPGLVLPLNVFEERYRAMMRELLKTPEDEPRRFAVVAIRDGYEVAPSAPGMPDPTAQPERGPAAGFGPDPLKAFHGVGCVADAATIRERADGTFEVLATGTSRVRLLSVDASGPFLTGELEELPEEPGDEAGALAEGVLRSFRQYQKRLAGARERSLSSGAELPDDPSVVSYLVAAAMVHDTPTKQRLLQAPDTASRLRDELKLLRAETAIIRSLPSLPAFELTRTPTSLN; encoded by the coding sequence GTGACCACCGTCCGTCTCCCGCTGTTCCCGCTGAACACCGTGCTGTTCCCGGGGCTCGTGCTGCCGCTGAACGTCTTCGAGGAGCGCTATCGCGCCATGATGCGCGAGTTGCTCAAGACTCCCGAGGACGAGCCGCGCCGGTTCGCCGTCGTGGCGATCCGCGACGGCTACGAGGTGGCGCCGAGCGCCCCCGGCATGCCGGATCCCACGGCACAGCCCGAGCGGGGGCCGGCGGCCGGCTTCGGCCCGGATCCGCTCAAGGCCTTCCACGGGGTGGGCTGTGTGGCGGACGCGGCGACGATCCGCGAGCGGGCCGACGGCACCTTCGAGGTGCTGGCGACGGGGACGAGCCGGGTGCGGCTGCTGTCCGTGGACGCGTCGGGTCCCTTCCTCACCGGGGAGCTGGAGGAGCTGCCGGAGGAACCGGGCGACGAGGCGGGCGCGCTGGCCGAAGGGGTGCTGCGCTCCTTCCGGCAGTACCAGAAACGCCTGGCCGGCGCACGCGAGCGCTCGCTGTCCTCGGGCGCCGAGCTGCCGGACGACCCGAGCGTGGTGTCGTATCTGGTGGCCGCCGCGATGGTGCACGACACGCCGACCAAGCAGCGGCTGCTGCAGGCACCGGATACCGCCTCGCGCCTGCGTGACGAGCTGAAACTCCTTCGCGCCGAGACGGCCATCATCCGTAGCCTGCCGTCGCTGCCCGCGTTCGAGCTGACGCGGACGCCGACGAGTCTGAACTGA